The proteins below are encoded in one region of Candidatus Poribacteria bacterium:
- a CDS encoding Uma2 family endonuclease: MDVISVPTTEATKKKISFEDYLLMPEINHPYEIIDGEFMPSPAPIPAHQRMSANIFKRLDEHVEAKGLGVVLFAPVDIILQRHPLRTRQPDVLFIHKDKLSGTGFDAIEELQILEIAPDLVVEVLSTSDTERVLSGKLADYQPIGVKECWLVSREARSVEGLQLTKEQSQSLGHFGLGETIRSEVLPNFQMTVDAIFT; the protein is encoded by the coding sequence ATGGATGTTATATCTGTACCCACAACCGAAGCCACGAAAAAGAAAATCTCCTTTGAAGACTACCTACTGATGCCTGAAATCAACCACCCGTATGAAATTATTGATGGAGAGTTTATGCCGTCTCCAGCCCCGATACCCGCTCATCAAAGAATGAGTGCAAACATCTTCAAACGACTCGACGAGCATGTGGAAGCAAAAGGTCTTGGTGTAGTGCTGTTTGCACCGGTTGATATTATCCTCCAACGCCATCCACTGCGCACCCGTCAACCTGATGTATTGTTTATTCACAAAGACAAACTCTCCGGCACCGGTTTTGATGCCATTGAAGAACTACAGATTCTTGAAATTGCACCGGATCTGGTCGTCGAGGTGCTCTCGACCTCGGACACTGAAAGAGTGCTGTCAGGAAAGTTGGCAGATTACCAGCCGATTGGTGTCAAGGAGTGCTGGCTGGTCAGTCGTGAAGCCCGATCCGTCGAAGGGCTACAACTGACTAAGGAACAATCTCAGTCGTTAGGGCACTTTGGTCTCGGCGAAACCATCCGCAGTGAAGTCCTTCCAAACTTTCAAATGACTGTGGACGCGATTTTTACCTGA
- the thiO gene encoding glycine oxidase ThiO, with protein sequence MNIESLRADVIVIGGGVIGCAIAYNLAKAQVRSLVIDKADNVGREASWAGAGILASHASTHDPYAELCRASLDLYPALAEALQAETQIDIEFIRSGSIAVFFTDEEKQGLTGLASRRLDRGFSAEVLTPEEVWELEPAISPSIVGGVRFPHDAQVRNPKLVQALAKGAALLGTEFLFGNPVTAFLRDGERVVGVEVNGERIYGDTFVIASGCWSGAIAAQLGGALPMEPARGQMVLAEVMPPILRHVIDGLGVYLVPRSDGKILIGATVEFVGYDKRTTLEGTRQMIEAGIGLMPSLAEKSFVQTWVGLRPYAKGGPYIGVLPGFENVFVAAGHFKNGILLAPITGKLISELITTGNPSMSLAPFSL encoded by the coding sequence ATGAATATAGAATCTCTCCGTGCAGATGTTATTGTTATTGGCGGCGGCGTAATCGGTTGTGCAATCGCTTACAACCTTGCTAAAGCGCAGGTAAGGTCTCTCGTAATTGATAAGGCGGACAATGTCGGACGCGAGGCGTCGTGGGCGGGTGCGGGTATCTTGGCATCTCACGCATCAACGCACGACCCCTATGCCGAACTCTGCCGTGCGAGCTTGGATCTTTATCCGGCGTTAGCAGAGGCGTTGCAAGCGGAAACGCAGATAGATATTGAGTTTATTAGGTCTGGATCTATCGCCGTGTTCTTTACCGATGAGGAGAAACAGGGGTTGACGGGATTAGCTTCACGGCGGTTGGATCGGGGGTTTTCTGCGGAGGTGCTAACACCTGAAGAGGTCTGGGAACTGGAGCCTGCAATTTCCCCATCGATTGTCGGAGGAGTGCGCTTCCCACACGATGCACAGGTCAGGAATCCCAAGCTGGTGCAAGCGTTAGCAAAAGGGGCAGCGCTGTTGGGGACGGAATTTCTGTTTGGCAATCCTGTGACTGCCTTTCTACGAGACGGAGAGCGGGTGGTAGGCGTTGAGGTGAACGGAGAGCGCATTTATGGGGACACATTTGTAATCGCATCGGGGTGCTGGTCCGGGGCAATCGCTGCACAACTCGGTGGTGCGCTGCCGATGGAGCCAGCACGTGGACAGATGGTGCTAGCAGAAGTGATGCCGCCAATCCTGCGGCACGTTATTGACGGACTAGGCGTCTATCTGGTGCCACGGTCTGACGGGAAGATCTTGATCGGTGCCACGGTTGAATTCGTCGGCTACGACAAACGGACTACATTGGAAGGCACACGACAAATGATCGAAGCCGGCATTGGGTTAATGCCGAGCCTCGCCGAGAAGTCCTTTGTACAGACGTGGGTGGGGCTGCGTCCTTACGCAAAGGGCGGTCCATATATTGGAGTATTGCCGGGTTTTGAGAATGTGTTTGTTGCTGCGGGGCACTTCAAGAACGGCATTCTACTCGCACCGATCACGGGGAAACTGATTAGTGAATTGATTACAACAGGGAATCCATCAATGTCACTAGCACCGTTTAGCCTGTAG